The Candidatus Leptovillus gracilis genome segment TGCCCCACAACGACAGGAGAGAATTTGATGCTTGCCCATTTGTCTAACCTGAACAGCGCCAGCGATGAAAAAGTAAACGGCCGTTTCCCCCTCATCCTCAAACTATCCAGCGCCGCCATCGGGGCGGGTCTGTTGTTCTGGCTCCGCCAACCTATCAGTGATGTTCTGCGCATCGTCAGCAACCGGCAAGCGGTAATCGCTTACCTGGACCAATTCGGCGCATTGGCCCCGCTGCTGTTGGGCCTCGTCCTGGTGTTGCAGGTGATTGTGGCCACCATCCCCGGCCACGCCCTGATGATTGGCGGCGGGTATGTCTTTGGCTTTGTCCCCGGATTCTGGATCAATCTGGCGGCGACGGTGTTGGGCAGCCAGGTTGCTTTTTGGCTGGCGCGGACGGCCGGACGGCCGTTAGTGGAAAAGCTGGCCCCGGTAAGTTCGCTGAACAAATGGTACGCCATTTCCGCTCAAAAAGGGCTGCTCTTCTTCCTGTTCGCCTTCATGCTGCCCATCTTCCCCGCCGACGTGATGAATTACGTCCCCGGACTCAGCGCCCTTTCCCCTCGGCGCTTCTTCGTCGCCAACCTGTTTGGCCGCTTGCCCGGTGTGATTGTGGTGACGGCCGTTGGCGCTTGTGGCTTTCAATTTTCACCGGTTGTCTGGGTCGGCATTGCTGTCTCCAGCATGAGCATGTTCACCCTTTGGCGGCTTGTATTTGCCCGGAAAAGCTGAACCTTTTGCGGGACTATGGGGAGGTTGTCATGACTCAGACCAAATTATTCAACGACGTTCAGACGTTTTATGCAGATTTACATACCGCGTTACTGACCGCCCAACGGCACATCCACATGGCCTACTACGCCTTCGACGATGGACAAATTGCCCGCAGCGTCGGCCACATTCTGGCCCAGAAGGCCGCCAGCGGCGTGGCCGTTCACCTGATGGTAGATGAAGCAGGGCTTTATCTGGACAACTGGCAGCATGGCCATCGCAATCGCCACCTGCTGGCCCACCTCAAAGCGTCCGGCGTCCAGGTGGATTTGTTCCGGCCGCGAGGCGGGCGCATCGGCCAGTTTAACCGGCTGCATTGCAAATTTTGCGCCAT includes the following:
- a CDS encoding TVP38/TMEM64 family protein; translated protein: MLAHLSNLNSASDEKVNGRFPLILKLSSAAIGAGLLFWLRQPISDVLRIVSNRQAVIAYLDQFGALAPLLLGLVLVLQVIVATIPGHALMIGGGYVFGFVPGFWINLAATVLGSQVAFWLARTAGRPLVEKLAPVSSLNKWYAISAQKGLLFFLFAFMLPIFPADVMNYVPGLSALSPRRFFVANLFGRLPGVIVVTAVGACGFQFSPVVWVGIAVSSMSMFTLWRLVFARKS